A stretch of Vicinamibacterales bacterium DNA encodes these proteins:
- a CDS encoding M20 family peptidase, which produces MKTLLLLIGAALLSVAGLSLAARHRVAPSTVERAAEVPVLAGAAERLAAAIRIRTISAEDRADFDAAPFRALHAHLESAFPRAHATLRRETVGSHSLLYEWPGRDRTLKPILLAGHLDVVPVEAGTEREWQHHPFEGRIADGFVWGRGAIDNKSAVVGMLEAVEMLLAEGFQPARTVYLAYGHDEEVGGSGGAARIAALLKTRGVQLEMVMDEGGVIAERILPGTSRPVALVGIAEKGFVSIELSTLAQGGHSSLPPPATAVGILSAAVARLEQHPMRARFPGPTRQLFDRTAPHFPAVQRAVFSNLWLTAPLVLRRLEANPATNAMVRTTAAPTIFQAGTKDNVLPRYARAVVNFRILPGDTIASVLAYVRSTIADERVTVTIGGRFSAEPSPISPTGTAIFRTLAQGIRRVHPDAIVAPYLVAVATDARYYADLSSSVFRFLPLRLTSQDLARTHGANERIGIREYESAVRTYRQLLQDTAGG; this is translated from the coding sequence ATGAAGACCCTGCTCCTGTTGATCGGCGCGGCGCTGCTGTCCGTCGCCGGGCTCAGTCTTGCGGCGCGCCATCGGGTTGCGCCATCCACCGTCGAGCGCGCAGCGGAGGTCCCGGTTCTCGCGGGCGCCGCCGAGCGCCTCGCCGCGGCGATACGGATCCGCACGATCTCCGCCGAAGACCGGGCGGATTTCGACGCCGCACCCTTCCGTGCCCTGCACGCTCACCTCGAGTCGGCCTTCCCCCGCGCGCACGCGACGCTCCGCCGCGAGACCGTCGGCAGCCACAGCCTGCTCTACGAATGGCCGGGCCGCGACCGTACGCTGAAGCCCATCCTCCTGGCCGGCCACCTCGATGTCGTGCCCGTCGAAGCCGGCACGGAGCGCGAGTGGCAGCACCATCCCTTCGAGGGACGGATCGCAGATGGCTTCGTGTGGGGTCGCGGCGCAATCGACAATAAGTCCGCGGTGGTCGGCATGCTGGAAGCGGTGGAGATGCTGCTCGCCGAAGGCTTTCAGCCGGCCCGTACGGTTTACCTGGCGTACGGCCACGACGAGGAAGTGGGGGGATCGGGCGGGGCGGCGCGCATCGCCGCGTTGCTGAAAACCAGGGGAGTACAGCTCGAGATGGTGATGGATGAAGGCGGCGTGATTGCCGAGCGGATCCTGCCGGGCACCTCGCGGCCGGTTGCACTCGTCGGGATCGCCGAAAAGGGGTTCGTGTCGATCGAGCTGAGCACCCTCGCGCAGGGCGGCCATTCCTCGCTGCCCCCGCCAGCGACCGCGGTCGGCATCCTGAGCGCCGCCGTCGCGCGCCTGGAGCAGCATCCGATGCGCGCGCGCTTCCCGGGTCCGACGCGGCAGCTCTTCGACCGGACCGCGCCGCACTTCCCTGCCGTGCAGCGCGCGGTCTTCAGCAACCTCTGGCTGACCGCGCCGCTGGTGCTCCGGCGGCTGGAAGCCAATCCCGCGACCAATGCCATGGTGCGAACGACGGCGGCGCCGACGATCTTCCAGGCGGGCACGAAGGACAACGTCCTCCCGCGCTACGCGCGAGCGGTCGTCAACTTCCGCATTCTTCCCGGTGACACCATCGCGAGCGTGCTCGCGTACGTGCGCAGCACCATCGCCGACGAACGGGTCACGGTGACGATCGGCGGCCGGTTCTCAGCCGAGCCGTCGCCGATCTCCCCCACCGGCACCGCGATCTTCCGCACTCTGGCGCAAGGTATTCGCCGCGTCCATCCCGACGCCATCGTCGCGCCGTATCTCGTGGCCGTGGCCACCGATGCGCGGTACTACGCCGATCTGAGCAGCAGCGTGTTCCGGTTCCTGCCGTTGCGGCTGACGTCCCAGGACCTGGCGCGCACGCACGGCGCGAACGAGCGGATTGGCATCCGCGAGTACGAATCGGCCGTGAGAACGTATCGCCAGCTGCTCCAGGACACCGCCGGGGGGTAA
- a CDS encoding RNA-binding protein, with protein MNTKLYVGNLPYDTTESDLQTLFGGAGQVAGVNIMRDRATGQARGFAFVEMSDVEGAQRAIATLDQHQLGGRSLAVNEAKPLSPRSNDGFRGGRQRRESRW; from the coding sequence ATGAACACCAAGCTGTACGTCGGCAACCTGCCGTACGACACCACCGAGTCCGATCTTCAGACCCTGTTCGGCGGCGCCGGTCAGGTCGCCGGCGTCAACATCATGCGCGACCGGGCCACCGGCCAGGCACGCGGTTTTGCTTTCGTCGAGATGAGCGATGTCGAAGGCGCCCAGCGCGCGATCGCCACGCTCGATCAGCACCAGCTCGGGGGCCGCAGTCTCGCGGTCAACGAAGCGAAACCGCTGTCGCCGCGCTCGAACGACGGCTTCCGCGGCGGCCGGCAGCGTCGCGAATCGCGCTGGTAA
- a CDS encoding TolC family protein, giving the protein MRTVHRHLAAIVVVAAIAPATVAGQRPPSLPSPLALPDVVRIAAERRDEIQAARARIRAGEARAAIVSALADPMISPSLDHLPFMLGGADVSITIEQQIPLSGIRGRRRAAALADVERLRAEANRTTLDVGIGAASAYLMLQERRRTAALVDEQIGFAKDVVTAANARYASGTAPQSDVLRAEVEVARLEALAGSLIREVRGAEAMLNTSLALDADTPVPPLAPVPLREPPPDWPSIKAALASRPEVAAGRAEIARAEAEVQVMRDMFRPMATIRTGPSYTMAEGRGWMAMVGVSLPIWRSKLRAGVAEAQAMRAMSEADLRAMTRMIEGEAAAAVRQLEAAYERHAALTANVLPRARMAIEPAVAGYAAGRLPLVSVIEAVQALWVVQADLVAAETELGLAWARLGRAIGSYEGIWQ; this is encoded by the coding sequence GTGAGAACCGTCCACAGACACCTGGCGGCAATCGTCGTCGTTGCGGCGATCGCGCCCGCGACCGTCGCCGGTCAGCGGCCGCCGTCGCTGCCTTCCCCGCTCGCGCTGCCCGACGTCGTCCGCATCGCGGCTGAGCGGCGCGACGAGATCCAGGCCGCCCGCGCCCGCATCCGGGCCGGCGAGGCGCGCGCCGCGATCGTCTCCGCTCTCGCGGATCCGATGATCTCTCCCTCGCTCGACCACTTGCCGTTCATGCTCGGCGGCGCCGACGTCAGCATCACGATCGAGCAGCAGATTCCGCTGTCCGGCATCCGCGGCCGCCGCCGCGCGGCGGCGCTGGCGGACGTGGAGCGCCTCCGGGCCGAAGCGAATCGCACCACGCTGGACGTGGGGATCGGCGCCGCGAGCGCCTACCTGATGCTGCAGGAGCGCCGGCGCACGGCGGCGCTGGTCGACGAGCAGATCGGGTTCGCGAAGGACGTCGTGACGGCGGCGAATGCGAGATACGCCAGCGGGACGGCGCCGCAATCCGACGTCCTTCGCGCGGAAGTCGAGGTCGCGCGGCTCGAAGCCCTGGCAGGCAGCCTGATCCGCGAAGTGCGAGGCGCCGAGGCGATGCTGAACACGAGCCTCGCGCTCGATGCCGATACGCCCGTCCCGCCCCTCGCGCCCGTTCCTCTGCGCGAGCCGCCACCCGACTGGCCGTCGATCAAAGCCGCGCTGGCCTCCCGGCCGGAGGTCGCGGCCGGCCGCGCCGAAATCGCGCGCGCGGAGGCCGAGGTGCAGGTGATGCGCGACATGTTCCGGCCGATGGCGACCATCCGGACGGGACCGTCCTACACGATGGCGGAAGGGCGCGGCTGGATGGCGATGGTCGGCGTCAGCCTGCCGATCTGGCGGAGCAAGCTCCGCGCGGGCGTCGCGGAGGCGCAGGCGATGCGGGCGATGTCGGAAGCGGACCTCCGCGCGATGACGCGGATGATCGAGGGTGAAGCGGCGGCCGCGGTCCGTCAGCTCGAGGCGGCGTATGAACGGCACGCGGCACTGACCGCGAACGTGCTCCCCCGCGCCCGCATGGCAATCGAACCGGCCGTCGCCGGCTACGCCGCCGGCCGGCTGCCACTCGTCAGCGTCATCGAAGCGGTGCAGGCGCTCTGGGTCGTGCAGGCCGACCTGGTCGCCGCGGAAACCGAACTCGGTCTGGCCTGGGCGCGGCTCGGCCGCGCCATCGGGTCGTACGAAGGGATCTGGCAATGA
- a CDS encoding efflux RND transporter periplasmic adaptor subunit, whose product MSATRFLHRIAAPLLSALATAVVLIGILWVQHARSGWPFDRPPSTPPPEHPAGIVPTSGAGTAHSRVPVDADAAQSLDIRLETVGHESLTQTVRVVATVVPDESRISHVHTRVAGWIEHLDVNTTGEFVQAGQPLAHIFSQELLSSQTEYLAARRNAAASGITSAVIAGGRTRLGVLGMPPAEIEAIERGGEPRRLVTVVAPRSGVVVNRGVTAGTSVDPSTTLLTIADLSRVWVLAEVPEASIPGVRVGTAAELDFPASGRAPFAARVDFVYPTLSERTRTLRVRLSVPNPSGALRPGLYGTAALQSTGQHVITVPRDAVVDTGLTQHVFVAAGGMFEPRPVTVGAQLADRVEIRAGLNGGEQIVAAGVFLLDSESRLRATGGAAGHQHGTTPDPHAGHRQPAGRK is encoded by the coding sequence ATGAGCGCCACACGCTTTCTCCACCGAATCGCCGCGCCGCTCCTGTCGGCGCTCGCCACGGCCGTCGTGTTGATCGGCATCCTCTGGGTGCAGCACGCGCGATCGGGCTGGCCGTTCGATCGACCGCCGTCTACCCCGCCGCCCGAACACCCGGCCGGCATCGTGCCGACCAGCGGTGCCGGGACCGCTCACTCCCGGGTCCCGGTGGACGCCGACGCGGCGCAGTCGCTCGACATCCGCCTCGAAACGGTCGGCCACGAATCGCTGACGCAGACGGTCCGGGTGGTCGCGACGGTGGTCCCCGACGAGTCCCGCATCTCTCACGTGCACACGCGCGTCGCCGGCTGGATCGAGCATCTCGACGTGAACACGACCGGCGAGTTCGTGCAGGCCGGTCAGCCGCTGGCGCACATCTTCTCGCAGGAGCTGCTGTCGTCGCAGACCGAATACCTCGCCGCGCGACGCAACGCCGCGGCGTCGGGGATCACCAGCGCCGTGATCGCCGGCGGCCGCACACGCCTCGGCGTGCTGGGCATGCCGCCTGCCGAGATCGAGGCAATCGAACGAGGAGGCGAACCGCGCCGGCTGGTGACCGTCGTCGCTCCGCGCAGCGGCGTGGTGGTGAATCGCGGGGTCACTGCCGGCACGTCGGTCGACCCCTCGACGACGCTGCTGACGATTGCCGACCTGTCACGCGTGTGGGTGCTTGCCGAAGTCCCCGAGGCGAGCATCCCGGGCGTGCGCGTCGGCACCGCCGCGGAACTGGACTTCCCGGCGTCGGGCCGCGCGCCATTCGCCGCCCGGGTGGACTTCGTGTACCCGACGCTGAGCGAACGCACGCGCACGCTCCGCGTCCGTCTGTCGGTGCCGAATCCCAGCGGCGCGCTGAGGCCCGGGCTCTACGGCACTGCCGCGCTCCAATCCACCGGCCAGCACGTAATCACCGTGCCGCGTGACGCCGTCGTCGACACCGGACTCACACAGCACGTGTTCGTCGCCGCGGGCGGCATGTTCGAGCCGCGGCCGGTGACCGTCGGCGCGCAGCTTGCGGATCGCGTCGAGATCCGCGCCGGCCTGAACGGCGGCGAACAGATCGTCGCCGCCGGCGTCTTCCTCCTCGACTCGGAGAGCCGCCTGCGGGCCACGGGCGGAGCCGCCGGGCACCAGCACGGAACGACGCCGGATCCGCATGCCGGTCATCGGCAGCCGGCCGGAAGGAAGTAG